CATCAGCGCCGCGGGCAGGCGGTTGATCGCGACGTAGTCCTGCCAGTCGCCGATCGGTCCGTCTCCCGTTGCGCTCGTGCGTCGCACGCGGCGACCGACGACCTCGTAGACCGCACCCGACTCGGTGCGATAGATCTCCAGCGTTGCGGTGGTCACGCCATCGAGTATCCGTGGTCGGTGAACGCTGTCCACTGTCCGCTGGGACCTTTGACCCACGCCGGACACAACCGAAACGGTTCTGTAAGGATTCGACCCCCCGGGTGGGGTAGGGGCGTCTGCCGGCATGCCGGAGATGGCCGCGACCGTGGAGTTCCTGATACGGGGGTTGTGCCCTGTGCCGGGCGTGCCGCGCGATCGGTTCAGCGGACTGGGCCCGGGTGGGCCGCCAACGCCTGGGCCTGGGTCATCATGGTCGGCAGTCCCGGCCCGTGCGCCTCGACCGCGGCCAGCCGGATCGGCCAGCCGGTGCGGTCGGTCAGGACCCCCGTCCGGGCTCGGTAGCCGGGGATGACGCCATGGTCGGTCGGCAGGTCCACGAGGTCGTAGTTGCCGTGCTCGCTGATGGTGGTGTCGGCCACCTGCTGTGCCGTCAACCATGCGACGAACACCTGGCAGCTGGCCTGCGGCCATCGGACGACCGTAGCCGGGACCGCCCCGTAGGTCGTGATGTGCCCGGCATGCACCACCAGGTGGTTCTGCAGGGTCGTCGGCATCAGCAACACCTCACCGACGATCCCCTTTCGGCGGATCTGTGCGGGGTTGGCGTTGGACCCGATCGCCAGCACCGCGATGCGGTCGGTCGTGCTGATGGAGTGGGGGACCGGCACGACGGCGTCGGCCGACACCATCACGGGGCCGGAGGGCCACATACCGGGATACACCGCCGGGTCGTCCAGCGGCGCAGGCCCATAGTCCTCGATAAGTCGCACCGGCGACCGAGTGTGCGCCATCGACGAGTGGCCGTGTCGACCGCACGGCCGATTGGTCCGCCGGCGCGTACGATGCGGGATGGTCAGGAGGGAGTCGGTCGGACGGCCGCGGCGGGGCAACCCGTCGAGGAAAGTCCGGACTCCACAGGGCAGGACGCCGGGTAACTCCCGGGCGCAGTGATGCGTGGAAAGTGCAGCAGAGAGCAGACCGCCAGCGGCCCGGGAAACCGGGTGCGGGTAAGGGTGAAAGGGTGCGGTAAGAGCGCACCGGCGTCGGCGGCAACGTCGGCGGCCAGGCATACCCCGTCCGGAGCAAGGCCAAGCAGGTGCGACGAGGCTGCCCGCCGAGCACCGGGTAGGCCGCATCGAGGTCGACGGAGACGTCGGCCCCAGACAGATGGTCGTCCCCGACAGAATCCGGCTTACAGACCGGCTCCCTCCCGACCGCCTGCTGACCTGCGGAAACGCAGGTCAGCCGTCGTCAATCGTGTGCTCCTGGGGCAGATTCGGTCTTGAGGATCAGCGCCTCGCCGACGGGCTGCCGTCGTCGGTCGAGTGCGTCGTAGGCGACGCCGGTGAGCTCGACAGAGCGTTCCCACAGGTCGCGGACCAGGTCGGTGTCCGCACCGATGCCCTCGGGGCGGGTCGCCTCGGCGGTGCCCGGGACCTCGCGCCGATCCATATCGAGGATGTCCAGCGCCTGATCTTCGACCCCCTCACTCCGGACCAGACCGAGGCCCTCGCCGACGCCATGTCCACCATCGGGGAGCACCTCTGCGAACACCCCGAGTTCCTGAACCCCAGCTGAGTCGCGCTCGAGCCCTCGACCGGGTTCCCCTTGCGTGCTTGAATCGGTCACATGGGTGCCCGTTGCTTGCTCCTGGCCGTGCTGCTGTTGACGGTGGGGGTGCTCAGCCCACCGGTCCCGGTGTCAGCTCAGGACGGCCCTGCCTACGACGACATCCTCGGCGCATGGGAGGTCTCGTTCGACGGCGACCGCGACCACGTCGCTGAGGGCGTGCTGATCTCGGTCACCACGTCGGGGCAGGACGCCGGGGGCAACCCCATGTACATGGCCACCATCACCGACAGCCGTTGGCACGGGTGCTTCACCGATGGCGACGTGCTGTGGTCCGACGTGCGACAGTTCCGGATCACCAGCAGCCGGGCGCAGTACCGCGCCGGTGGTGGAATCGACAGCGCCTGCGAGGACGCCAGCCCCGACATCACCTTGGAGCACGACGACCCAGTCAGCCTTCAGGTCAACAGCTGGGTGCTGACCCGGCCCGGGGCGTTCACCCCGGACCCCGACCGCATCGTCGGCACGTGGGCGACCTACGACGGCGACCTGACCATCGAGATCAACGGTCAGCCCAACCGGTACTCGGGCACCGTCGTTGCGGTGGGCCCGGACTCCTGCCACGAGGTCGGCGATCAGATCCTGCCGGACCTGACCTTCGGACTGGGCGTGGAGGGGGTCGCGGGGAACTACCGCAGCGCCGACGCGGTGTTCGGCACGACCGAGTGCGTCCCCGGGAGCGAGATCGGGGTCAACCTGATCGAACGCGCCGACGGGACAATCGGACGGATCGACATTGGCCGCGGTCAGGAGTTCCACCCGCGAGTAGTGAGCCTGGGGCCCGCAGAACCGGTCGGGGACCCCGGAACCGGCGTACTACGGCCCGTCGACGCGCAGCTGGCGCGCTTCCGCGGGCACTTCGGTGGCCTGCTGGGCGGCAACTCCAGCGAGGTCGCCTGGGACGGGGCCGACATGGTGCTGATCATCCGTCAGTCCCCCTGCTTCGACGAGATGGTCGTCGCCACGATCACCGGGGCCCGGTCGACCGATGACGGCGTCTCCGCGACCGCGAGCTTCGTTCCCGCTCCGCTGGACGCCAAGTGCGCGACCGTCGACCTCGGGGAGACGCCCATACGCCTGACCGATCGGGTGGAACGCGACCCGGAGAAGCCCGGGATCAGCACCCGCTTCGAGGACGCGCTCTTGACCATCGCCCCCGGGCTGGCCCCCAACCAGCAGACCGCCGTCAGGACGCTGAACGTCTTCGACGTGATTACCGAGGCTGAGCAGCCCGGCGGTGGGGTCGACCGGCGATCGCACCTGCAACGGGTCGAGACCTTCTTCGAATCGCTGCTCCTCACCAGTGGAACGTCGGGCGGGTTCGCGCAGGCCGAGGCCCTCCCCCTGCTGCTCGGCACCCTCGGCGCGTTTCCCGACGGCCTCGCCCTGGCGGGGGTCGCCGGCGCACGAGAGGGTGTCACGCTGCTGCTCGACCCCGAGGACCGCGCACTCAACCAGCTGCTGCTGGACGAGGTCGGACTGCCCGTCAGCGAGGT
The nucleotide sequence above comes from Euzebya pacifica. Encoded proteins:
- a CDS encoding cell wall-binding repeat-containing protein, whose amino-acid sequence is MGARCLLLAVLLLTVGVLSPPVPVSAQDGPAYDDILGAWEVSFDGDRDHVAEGVLISVTTSGQDAGGNPMYMATITDSRWHGCFTDGDVLWSDVRQFRITSSRAQYRAGGGIDSACEDASPDITLEHDDPVSLQVNSWVLTRPGAFTPDPDRIVGTWATYDGDLTIEINGQPNRYSGTVVAVGPDSCHEVGDQILPDLTFGLGVEGVAGNYRSADAVFGTTECVPGSEIGVNLIERADGTIGRIDIGRGQEFHPRVVSLGPAEPVGDPGTGVLRPVDAQLARFRGHFGGLLGGNSSEVAWDGADMVLIIRQSPCFDEMVVATITGARSTDDGVSATASFVPAPLDAKCATVDLGETPIRLTDRVERDPEKPGISTRFEDALLTIAPGLAPNQQTAVRTLNVFDVITEAEQPGGGVDRRSHLQRVETFFESLLLTSGTSGGFAQAEALPLLLGTLGAFPDGLALAGVAGAREGVTLLLDPEDRALNQLLLDEVGLPVSEVVIAGGQAALPDAALPDLPDVPMRRIAGANRFETAAQLSAATFGPGVGTVYVATGANFPDALSGGAQAAREGAPILLVDGDRMPSSTDAELRRLAPQRIVVLGGTAVIPESMATLLAGYAPVDRLAGPDRLSTAVEVSRASAGAVRGRVLTAPGGDYPDALVLASAAWIFDGPLLLLSDGAVPQVVLDEIARLQVNGIEHLGPSPSIDAVSQLTSVLTPE